From the genome of Caretta caretta isolate rCarCar2 chromosome 27, rCarCar1.hap1, whole genome shotgun sequence, one region includes:
- the MAPT gene encoding microtubule-associated protein tau isoform X5 — MAEPRQDFNMMEDHSMSQAKQIPSGYPLQIPVDDGSDEPISETSDAKSTPTMEDATAPLVEERAHEDRIAARQHEEIPEGTTARIDSKDKDGTDTEEKKPKTSTPSSAKPLKGRSSITPQRPSSVSTTPLKNPSSPAESSVPASTPKRVSSITSRPASTGTKETKPKGPEMKSGMKMAAPRSAAQTQKSPANATRIPAKTPTTPKTPPNAAGRKEQRKPPTTAAKSEKGEPAKSGDRSGYSSPGSPGTPGSRSRTPSLPTPPNREPKKVAVVRTPPKSPASAKSRLQTSTAPMPDLKNVRSKIGSTENLKHQPGGGKVQIMNKKLDLSNVQSKCGSKDNIKHSPGGGSVQIVYKPVDLSHVTSKCGSLGNIHHKPGGGQVEVKSEKLDFKEKVQSKIGSLDNISHVPGGGNKKIESHKLTFRENAKAKTDHGAEIVYKSPTVSGDASPRRLSNVSSTGSINMVDSPQLATLADEVSASLAKQGL, encoded by the exons ATGGCTGAGCCACGTCAGGATTTCAATATGATGGAAGACCATTCGATGAGCCAAGCTAAGCAGATCCCGTCAG GCTATCCCCTGCAGATACCGGTTGATGATGGATCAGATGAACCCATTTCCGAGACCTCTGATGCTAAGAGCACTCCAACTATGGAAG ATGCCACGGCCCCGTTAGTGGAGGAGAGAGCACATGAGGATCGGATTGCAGCTCGGCAGCACGAGGAGATACCCGAGGGAACCACAG CTCGTATTGACAGTAAAGACAAAGATGGAACTGATACTGAAGAGAAAAAGCCTAAG ACATCCACACCTTCCTCTGCCAAACCCCTGAAAGGTAGATCCTCCATTACCCCCCAACGACCCTCCTCTGTTAGTACAACCCCTTTGAAAAACCCCTCCAGTCCTGCTGAGTCCTCAGTACCAGCTTCCACTCCTAAACGAGTCTCTTCTATCACATCCCGACCTGCCAGTACAGGAACAAAAGAAACCAAGCCAAAG GGTCCGGAGATGAAAAGCGGAATGAAGATGGCTGCTCCCAGGTCTGCAGCACAGACTCAAAAAAGCCCAGCCAACGCTACCCGGATCCCGGCAAAAACGCCCACGACCCCCAAGACGCCTCCCAATGCTG CTGGCAGGAAGGAGCAGAGAAAGCCACCTACCACAGCAGCAAAATCTGAGAAAG GTGAACCAGCGAAGTCTGGAGACAGAAGTGGTTACAGCAGCCCTGGCTCACCCGGGACCCCCGGCAGCCGTTCCCGCACGCCCTCCCTGCCAACTCCCCCGAACCGGGAGCCCAAGAAGGTGGCAGTGGTTCGCACACCACCGAAATCCCCTGCTTCTGCCAAGAGCCGCCTGCAGACTTCTACTGCCCCCATGCCTGATCTGAAAAATGTCAGGTCCAAGATTGGTTCCACTGAAAACCTGAAGCACCAGCCAGGAGGTGGAAAG GTGCAGATAATGAATAAGAAGCTGGATCTTAGCAACGTTCAATCCAAGTGTGGCTCAAAGGATAATATCAAACACAGCCCTGGAGGAGGCAGT GTGCAAATTGTTTACAAGCCTGTAGACCTGAGCCATGTGACATCCAAATGTGGTTCCTTGGGCAACATTCATCATAAACCAG GTGGTGGCCAGGTGGAGGTGAAATCGGAGAAACTGGACTTCAAAGAGAAGGTGCAATCGAAAATTGGGTCGTTAGATAACATTAGCCATGTCCCTGGAGGAGGGAATAAAAAG ATCGAGTCTCACAAGCTGACCTTCCGCGAGAATGCCAAAGCCAAGACTGACCACGGAGCCGAAATAGTCTACAAGTCACCCACCGTCTCTGGAGATGCCTCCCCCCGTCGCCTTAGCAACGTCTCCTCCACTGGCAGTATCAACATGGTGGACTCCCCCCAGCTGGCCACGCTAGCTGACGAAGTGTCCGCTTCCCTGGCCAAGCAGGGCTTGTGA
- the MAPT gene encoding microtubule-associated protein tau isoform X1 — protein sequence MAEPRQDFNMMEDHSMSQAKQIPSGYPLQIPVDDGSDEPISETSDAKSTPTMEDATAPLVEERAHEDRIAARQHEEIPEGTTEELSSPRLWESVEPGVQEPVASEIQPEKQAARIDSKDKDGTDTEEKKPKTSTPSSAKPLKGRSSITPQRPSSVSTTPLKNPSSPAESSVPASTPKRVSSITSRPASTGTKETKPKGPEMKSGMKMAAPRSAAQTQKSPANATRIPAKTPTTPKTPPNAAGRKEQRKPPTTAAKSEKGEPAKSGDRSGYSSPGSPGTPGSRSRTPSLPTPPNREPKKVAVVRTPPKSPASAKSRLQTSTAPMPDLKNVRSKIGSTENLKHQPGGGKVQIMNKKLDLSNVQSKCGSKDNIKHSPGGGSVQIVYKPVDLSHVTSKCGSLGNIHHKPGGGQVEVKSEKLDFKEKVQSKIGSLDNISHVPGGGNKKIESHKLTFRENAKAKTDHGAEIVYKSPTVSGDASPRRLSNVSSTGSINMVDSPQLATLADEVSASLAKQGL from the exons ATGGCTGAGCCACGTCAGGATTTCAATATGATGGAAGACCATTCGATGAGCCAAGCTAAGCAGATCCCGTCAG GCTATCCCCTGCAGATACCGGTTGATGATGGATCAGATGAACCCATTTCCGAGACCTCTGATGCTAAGAGCACTCCAACTATGGAAG ATGCCACGGCCCCGTTAGTGGAGGAGAGAGCACATGAGGATCGGATTGCAGCTCGGCAGCACGAGGAGATACCCGAGGGAACCACAG AGGAGCTGAGCTCCCCAAGGCTATGGGAGAGTGTGGAACCTGGAGTTCAGGAGCCTGTGGCAAGTGAGATTCAGCCAGAAAAACAAGCAG CTCGTATTGACAGTAAAGACAAAGATGGAACTGATACTGAAGAGAAAAAGCCTAAG ACATCCACACCTTCCTCTGCCAAACCCCTGAAAGGTAGATCCTCCATTACCCCCCAACGACCCTCCTCTGTTAGTACAACCCCTTTGAAAAACCCCTCCAGTCCTGCTGAGTCCTCAGTACCAGCTTCCACTCCTAAACGAGTCTCTTCTATCACATCCCGACCTGCCAGTACAGGAACAAAAGAAACCAAGCCAAAG GGTCCGGAGATGAAAAGCGGAATGAAGATGGCTGCTCCCAGGTCTGCAGCACAGACTCAAAAAAGCCCAGCCAACGCTACCCGGATCCCGGCAAAAACGCCCACGACCCCCAAGACGCCTCCCAATGCTG CTGGCAGGAAGGAGCAGAGAAAGCCACCTACCACAGCAGCAAAATCTGAGAAAG GTGAACCAGCGAAGTCTGGAGACAGAAGTGGTTACAGCAGCCCTGGCTCACCCGGGACCCCCGGCAGCCGTTCCCGCACGCCCTCCCTGCCAACTCCCCCGAACCGGGAGCCCAAGAAGGTGGCAGTGGTTCGCACACCACCGAAATCCCCTGCTTCTGCCAAGAGCCGCCTGCAGACTTCTACTGCCCCCATGCCTGATCTGAAAAATGTCAGGTCCAAGATTGGTTCCACTGAAAACCTGAAGCACCAGCCAGGAGGTGGAAAG GTGCAGATAATGAATAAGAAGCTGGATCTTAGCAACGTTCAATCCAAGTGTGGCTCAAAGGATAATATCAAACACAGCCCTGGAGGAGGCAGT GTGCAAATTGTTTACAAGCCTGTAGACCTGAGCCATGTGACATCCAAATGTGGTTCCTTGGGCAACATTCATCATAAACCAG GTGGTGGCCAGGTGGAGGTGAAATCGGAGAAACTGGACTTCAAAGAGAAGGTGCAATCGAAAATTGGGTCGTTAGATAACATTAGCCATGTCCCTGGAGGAGGGAATAAAAAG ATCGAGTCTCACAAGCTGACCTTCCGCGAGAATGCCAAAGCCAAGACTGACCACGGAGCCGAAATAGTCTACAAGTCACCCACCGTCTCTGGAGATGCCTCCCCCCGTCGCCTTAGCAACGTCTCCTCCACTGGCAGTATCAACATGGTGGACTCCCCCCAGCTGGCCACGCTAGCTGACGAAGTGTCCGCTTCCCTGGCCAAGCAGGGCTTGTGA
- the MAPT gene encoding microtubule-associated protein tau isoform X2: MAEPRQDFNMMEDHSMSQAKQIPSGYPLQIPVDDGSDEPISETSDAKSTPTMEDATAPLVEERAHEDRIAARQHEEIPEGTTAEEAGVGATPNLEDQAAEDGAQARIDSKDKDGTDTEEKKPKTSTPSSAKPLKGRSSITPQRPSSVSTTPLKNPSSPAESSVPASTPKRVSSITSRPASTGTKETKPKGPEMKSGMKMAAPRSAAQTQKSPANATRIPAKTPTTPKTPPNAAGRKEQRKPPTTAAKSEKGEPAKSGDRSGYSSPGSPGTPGSRSRTPSLPTPPNREPKKVAVVRTPPKSPASAKSRLQTSTAPMPDLKNVRSKIGSTENLKHQPGGGKVQIMNKKLDLSNVQSKCGSKDNIKHSPGGGSVQIVYKPVDLSHVTSKCGSLGNIHHKPGGGQVEVKSEKLDFKEKVQSKIGSLDNISHVPGGGNKKIESHKLTFRENAKAKTDHGAEIVYKSPTVSGDASPRRLSNVSSTGSINMVDSPQLATLADEVSASLAKQGL; the protein is encoded by the exons ATGGCTGAGCCACGTCAGGATTTCAATATGATGGAAGACCATTCGATGAGCCAAGCTAAGCAGATCCCGTCAG GCTATCCCCTGCAGATACCGGTTGATGATGGATCAGATGAACCCATTTCCGAGACCTCTGATGCTAAGAGCACTCCAACTATGGAAG ATGCCACGGCCCCGTTAGTGGAGGAGAGAGCACATGAGGATCGGATTGCAGCTCGGCAGCACGAGGAGATACCCGAGGGAACCACAG CTGAGGAAGCAGGTGTGGGAGCTACTCCTAACCTTGAGGATCAAGCTGCAGAAGATGGTGCTCAAG CTCGTATTGACAGTAAAGACAAAGATGGAACTGATACTGAAGAGAAAAAGCCTAAG ACATCCACACCTTCCTCTGCCAAACCCCTGAAAGGTAGATCCTCCATTACCCCCCAACGACCCTCCTCTGTTAGTACAACCCCTTTGAAAAACCCCTCCAGTCCTGCTGAGTCCTCAGTACCAGCTTCCACTCCTAAACGAGTCTCTTCTATCACATCCCGACCTGCCAGTACAGGAACAAAAGAAACCAAGCCAAAG GGTCCGGAGATGAAAAGCGGAATGAAGATGGCTGCTCCCAGGTCTGCAGCACAGACTCAAAAAAGCCCAGCCAACGCTACCCGGATCCCGGCAAAAACGCCCACGACCCCCAAGACGCCTCCCAATGCTG CTGGCAGGAAGGAGCAGAGAAAGCCACCTACCACAGCAGCAAAATCTGAGAAAG GTGAACCAGCGAAGTCTGGAGACAGAAGTGGTTACAGCAGCCCTGGCTCACCCGGGACCCCCGGCAGCCGTTCCCGCACGCCCTCCCTGCCAACTCCCCCGAACCGGGAGCCCAAGAAGGTGGCAGTGGTTCGCACACCACCGAAATCCCCTGCTTCTGCCAAGAGCCGCCTGCAGACTTCTACTGCCCCCATGCCTGATCTGAAAAATGTCAGGTCCAAGATTGGTTCCACTGAAAACCTGAAGCACCAGCCAGGAGGTGGAAAG GTGCAGATAATGAATAAGAAGCTGGATCTTAGCAACGTTCAATCCAAGTGTGGCTCAAAGGATAATATCAAACACAGCCCTGGAGGAGGCAGT GTGCAAATTGTTTACAAGCCTGTAGACCTGAGCCATGTGACATCCAAATGTGGTTCCTTGGGCAACATTCATCATAAACCAG GTGGTGGCCAGGTGGAGGTGAAATCGGAGAAACTGGACTTCAAAGAGAAGGTGCAATCGAAAATTGGGTCGTTAGATAACATTAGCCATGTCCCTGGAGGAGGGAATAAAAAG ATCGAGTCTCACAAGCTGACCTTCCGCGAGAATGCCAAAGCCAAGACTGACCACGGAGCCGAAATAGTCTACAAGTCACCCACCGTCTCTGGAGATGCCTCCCCCCGTCGCCTTAGCAACGTCTCCTCCACTGGCAGTATCAACATGGTGGACTCCCCCCAGCTGGCCACGCTAGCTGACGAAGTGTCCGCTTCCCTGGCCAAGCAGGGCTTGTGA
- the MAPT gene encoding microtubule-associated protein tau isoform X4, which translates to MAEPRQDFNMMEDHSMSQAKQIPSDATAPLVEERAHEDRIAARQHEEIPEGTTEELSSPRLWESVEPGVQEPVASEIQPEKQAARIDSKDKDGTDTEEKKPKTSTPSSAKPLKGRSSITPQRPSSVSTTPLKNPSSPAESSVPASTPKRVSSITSRPASTGTKETKPKGPEMKSGMKMAAPRSAAQTQKSPANATRIPAKTPTTPKTPPNAAGRKEQRKPPTTAAKSEKGEPAKSGDRSGYSSPGSPGTPGSRSRTPSLPTPPNREPKKVAVVRTPPKSPASAKSRLQTSTAPMPDLKNVRSKIGSTENLKHQPGGGKVQIMNKKLDLSNVQSKCGSKDNIKHSPGGGSVQIVYKPVDLSHVTSKCGSLGNIHHKPGGGQVEVKSEKLDFKEKVQSKIGSLDNISHVPGGGNKKIESHKLTFRENAKAKTDHGAEIVYKSPTVSGDASPRRLSNVSSTGSINMVDSPQLATLADEVSASLAKQGL; encoded by the exons ATGGCTGAGCCACGTCAGGATTTCAATATGATGGAAGACCATTCGATGAGCCAAGCTAAGCAGATCCCGTCAG ATGCCACGGCCCCGTTAGTGGAGGAGAGAGCACATGAGGATCGGATTGCAGCTCGGCAGCACGAGGAGATACCCGAGGGAACCACAG AGGAGCTGAGCTCCCCAAGGCTATGGGAGAGTGTGGAACCTGGAGTTCAGGAGCCTGTGGCAAGTGAGATTCAGCCAGAAAAACAAGCAG CTCGTATTGACAGTAAAGACAAAGATGGAACTGATACTGAAGAGAAAAAGCCTAAG ACATCCACACCTTCCTCTGCCAAACCCCTGAAAGGTAGATCCTCCATTACCCCCCAACGACCCTCCTCTGTTAGTACAACCCCTTTGAAAAACCCCTCCAGTCCTGCTGAGTCCTCAGTACCAGCTTCCACTCCTAAACGAGTCTCTTCTATCACATCCCGACCTGCCAGTACAGGAACAAAAGAAACCAAGCCAAAG GGTCCGGAGATGAAAAGCGGAATGAAGATGGCTGCTCCCAGGTCTGCAGCACAGACTCAAAAAAGCCCAGCCAACGCTACCCGGATCCCGGCAAAAACGCCCACGACCCCCAAGACGCCTCCCAATGCTG CTGGCAGGAAGGAGCAGAGAAAGCCACCTACCACAGCAGCAAAATCTGAGAAAG GTGAACCAGCGAAGTCTGGAGACAGAAGTGGTTACAGCAGCCCTGGCTCACCCGGGACCCCCGGCAGCCGTTCCCGCACGCCCTCCCTGCCAACTCCCCCGAACCGGGAGCCCAAGAAGGTGGCAGTGGTTCGCACACCACCGAAATCCCCTGCTTCTGCCAAGAGCCGCCTGCAGACTTCTACTGCCCCCATGCCTGATCTGAAAAATGTCAGGTCCAAGATTGGTTCCACTGAAAACCTGAAGCACCAGCCAGGAGGTGGAAAG GTGCAGATAATGAATAAGAAGCTGGATCTTAGCAACGTTCAATCCAAGTGTGGCTCAAAGGATAATATCAAACACAGCCCTGGAGGAGGCAGT GTGCAAATTGTTTACAAGCCTGTAGACCTGAGCCATGTGACATCCAAATGTGGTTCCTTGGGCAACATTCATCATAAACCAG GTGGTGGCCAGGTGGAGGTGAAATCGGAGAAACTGGACTTCAAAGAGAAGGTGCAATCGAAAATTGGGTCGTTAGATAACATTAGCCATGTCCCTGGAGGAGGGAATAAAAAG ATCGAGTCTCACAAGCTGACCTTCCGCGAGAATGCCAAAGCCAAGACTGACCACGGAGCCGAAATAGTCTACAAGTCACCCACCGTCTCTGGAGATGCCTCCCCCCGTCGCCTTAGCAACGTCTCCTCCACTGGCAGTATCAACATGGTGGACTCCCCCCAGCTGGCCACGCTAGCTGACGAAGTGTCCGCTTCCCTGGCCAAGCAGGGCTTGTGA
- the MAPT gene encoding microtubule-associated protein tau isoform X9 encodes MAEPRQDFNMMEDHSMSQAKQIPSGYPLQIPVDDGSDEPISETSDAKSTPTMEDATAPLVEERAHEDRIAARQHEEIPEGTTAEEAGVGATPNLEDQAAEDGAQARIDSKDKDGTDTEEKKPKGPEMKSGMKMAAPRSAAQTQKSPANATRIPAKTPTTPKTPPNAAGRKEQRKPPTTAAKSEKGEPAKSGDRSGYSSPGSPGTPGSRSRTPSLPTPPNREPKKVAVVRTPPKSPASAKSRLQTSTAPMPDLKNVRSKIGSTENLKHQPGGGKVQIMNKKLDLSNVQSKCGSKDNIKHSPGGGSVQIVYKPVDLSHVTSKCGSLGNIHHKPGGGQVEVKSEKLDFKEKVQSKIGSLDNISHVPGGGNKKIESHKLTFRENAKAKTDHGAEIVYKSPTVSGDASPRRLSNVSSTGSINMVDSPQLATLADEVSASLAKQGL; translated from the exons ATGGCTGAGCCACGTCAGGATTTCAATATGATGGAAGACCATTCGATGAGCCAAGCTAAGCAGATCCCGTCAG GCTATCCCCTGCAGATACCGGTTGATGATGGATCAGATGAACCCATTTCCGAGACCTCTGATGCTAAGAGCACTCCAACTATGGAAG ATGCCACGGCCCCGTTAGTGGAGGAGAGAGCACATGAGGATCGGATTGCAGCTCGGCAGCACGAGGAGATACCCGAGGGAACCACAG CTGAGGAAGCAGGTGTGGGAGCTACTCCTAACCTTGAGGATCAAGCTGCAGAAGATGGTGCTCAAG CTCGTATTGACAGTAAAGACAAAGATGGAACTGATACTGAAGAGAAAAAGCCTAAG GGTCCGGAGATGAAAAGCGGAATGAAGATGGCTGCTCCCAGGTCTGCAGCACAGACTCAAAAAAGCCCAGCCAACGCTACCCGGATCCCGGCAAAAACGCCCACGACCCCCAAGACGCCTCCCAATGCTG CTGGCAGGAAGGAGCAGAGAAAGCCACCTACCACAGCAGCAAAATCTGAGAAAG GTGAACCAGCGAAGTCTGGAGACAGAAGTGGTTACAGCAGCCCTGGCTCACCCGGGACCCCCGGCAGCCGTTCCCGCACGCCCTCCCTGCCAACTCCCCCGAACCGGGAGCCCAAGAAGGTGGCAGTGGTTCGCACACCACCGAAATCCCCTGCTTCTGCCAAGAGCCGCCTGCAGACTTCTACTGCCCCCATGCCTGATCTGAAAAATGTCAGGTCCAAGATTGGTTCCACTGAAAACCTGAAGCACCAGCCAGGAGGTGGAAAG GTGCAGATAATGAATAAGAAGCTGGATCTTAGCAACGTTCAATCCAAGTGTGGCTCAAAGGATAATATCAAACACAGCCCTGGAGGAGGCAGT GTGCAAATTGTTTACAAGCCTGTAGACCTGAGCCATGTGACATCCAAATGTGGTTCCTTGGGCAACATTCATCATAAACCAG GTGGTGGCCAGGTGGAGGTGAAATCGGAGAAACTGGACTTCAAAGAGAAGGTGCAATCGAAAATTGGGTCGTTAGATAACATTAGCCATGTCCCTGGAGGAGGGAATAAAAAG ATCGAGTCTCACAAGCTGACCTTCCGCGAGAATGCCAAAGCCAAGACTGACCACGGAGCCGAAATAGTCTACAAGTCACCCACCGTCTCTGGAGATGCCTCCCCCCGTCGCCTTAGCAACGTCTCCTCCACTGGCAGTATCAACATGGTGGACTCCCCCCAGCTGGCCACGCTAGCTGACGAAGTGTCCGCTTCCCTGGCCAAGCAGGGCTTGTGA
- the MAPT gene encoding microtubule-associated protein tau isoform X10: MAEPRQDFNMMEDHSMSQAKQIPSGYPLQIPVDDGSDEPISETSDAKSTPTMEDATAPLVEERAHEDRIAARQHEEIPEGTTARIDSKDKDGTDTEEKKPKGPEMKSGMKMAAPRSAAQTQKSPANATRIPAKTPTTPKTPPNAAGRKEQRKPPTTAAKSEKGEPAKSGDRSGYSSPGSPGTPGSRSRTPSLPTPPNREPKKVAVVRTPPKSPASAKSRLQTSTAPMPDLKNVRSKIGSTENLKHQPGGGKVQIMNKKLDLSNVQSKCGSKDNIKHSPGGGSVQIVYKPVDLSHVTSKCGSLGNIHHKPGGGQVEVKSEKLDFKEKVQSKIGSLDNISHVPGGGNKKIESHKLTFRENAKAKTDHGAEIVYKSPTVSGDASPRRLSNVSSTGSINMVDSPQLATLADEVSASLAKQGL, from the exons ATGGCTGAGCCACGTCAGGATTTCAATATGATGGAAGACCATTCGATGAGCCAAGCTAAGCAGATCCCGTCAG GCTATCCCCTGCAGATACCGGTTGATGATGGATCAGATGAACCCATTTCCGAGACCTCTGATGCTAAGAGCACTCCAACTATGGAAG ATGCCACGGCCCCGTTAGTGGAGGAGAGAGCACATGAGGATCGGATTGCAGCTCGGCAGCACGAGGAGATACCCGAGGGAACCACAG CTCGTATTGACAGTAAAGACAAAGATGGAACTGATACTGAAGAGAAAAAGCCTAAG GGTCCGGAGATGAAAAGCGGAATGAAGATGGCTGCTCCCAGGTCTGCAGCACAGACTCAAAAAAGCCCAGCCAACGCTACCCGGATCCCGGCAAAAACGCCCACGACCCCCAAGACGCCTCCCAATGCTG CTGGCAGGAAGGAGCAGAGAAAGCCACCTACCACAGCAGCAAAATCTGAGAAAG GTGAACCAGCGAAGTCTGGAGACAGAAGTGGTTACAGCAGCCCTGGCTCACCCGGGACCCCCGGCAGCCGTTCCCGCACGCCCTCCCTGCCAACTCCCCCGAACCGGGAGCCCAAGAAGGTGGCAGTGGTTCGCACACCACCGAAATCCCCTGCTTCTGCCAAGAGCCGCCTGCAGACTTCTACTGCCCCCATGCCTGATCTGAAAAATGTCAGGTCCAAGATTGGTTCCACTGAAAACCTGAAGCACCAGCCAGGAGGTGGAAAG GTGCAGATAATGAATAAGAAGCTGGATCTTAGCAACGTTCAATCCAAGTGTGGCTCAAAGGATAATATCAAACACAGCCCTGGAGGAGGCAGT GTGCAAATTGTTTACAAGCCTGTAGACCTGAGCCATGTGACATCCAAATGTGGTTCCTTGGGCAACATTCATCATAAACCAG GTGGTGGCCAGGTGGAGGTGAAATCGGAGAAACTGGACTTCAAAGAGAAGGTGCAATCGAAAATTGGGTCGTTAGATAACATTAGCCATGTCCCTGGAGGAGGGAATAAAAAG ATCGAGTCTCACAAGCTGACCTTCCGCGAGAATGCCAAAGCCAAGACTGACCACGGAGCCGAAATAGTCTACAAGTCACCCACCGTCTCTGGAGATGCCTCCCCCCGTCGCCTTAGCAACGTCTCCTCCACTGGCAGTATCAACATGGTGGACTCCCCCCAGCTGGCCACGCTAGCTGACGAAGTGTCCGCTTCCCTGGCCAAGCAGGGCTTGTGA
- the MAPT gene encoding microtubule-associated protein tau isoform X6: MAEPRQDFNMMEDHSMSQAKQIPSGYPLQIPVDDGSDEPISETSDAKSTPTMEDATAPLVEERAHEDRIAARQHEEIPEGTTEELSSPRLWESVEPGVQEPVASEIQPEKQAARIDSKDKDGTDTEEKKPKTSTPSSAKPLKGRSSITPQRPSSVSTTPLKNPSSPAESSVPASTPKRVSSITSRPASTGTKETKPKGPEMKSGMKMAAPRSAAQTQKSPANATRIPAKTPTTPKTPPNAAGRKEQRKPPTTAAKSEKGEPAKSGDRSGYSSPGSPGTPGSRSRTPSLPTPPNREPKKVAVVRTPPKSPASAKSRLQTSTAPMPDLKNVRSKIGSTENLKHQPGGGKVQIVYKPVDLSHVTSKCGSLGNIHHKPGGGQVEVKSEKLDFKEKVQSKIGSLDNISHVPGGGNKKIESHKLTFRENAKAKTDHGAEIVYKSPTVSGDASPRRLSNVSSTGSINMVDSPQLATLADEVSASLAKQGL, from the exons ATGGCTGAGCCACGTCAGGATTTCAATATGATGGAAGACCATTCGATGAGCCAAGCTAAGCAGATCCCGTCAG GCTATCCCCTGCAGATACCGGTTGATGATGGATCAGATGAACCCATTTCCGAGACCTCTGATGCTAAGAGCACTCCAACTATGGAAG ATGCCACGGCCCCGTTAGTGGAGGAGAGAGCACATGAGGATCGGATTGCAGCTCGGCAGCACGAGGAGATACCCGAGGGAACCACAG AGGAGCTGAGCTCCCCAAGGCTATGGGAGAGTGTGGAACCTGGAGTTCAGGAGCCTGTGGCAAGTGAGATTCAGCCAGAAAAACAAGCAG CTCGTATTGACAGTAAAGACAAAGATGGAACTGATACTGAAGAGAAAAAGCCTAAG ACATCCACACCTTCCTCTGCCAAACCCCTGAAAGGTAGATCCTCCATTACCCCCCAACGACCCTCCTCTGTTAGTACAACCCCTTTGAAAAACCCCTCCAGTCCTGCTGAGTCCTCAGTACCAGCTTCCACTCCTAAACGAGTCTCTTCTATCACATCCCGACCTGCCAGTACAGGAACAAAAGAAACCAAGCCAAAG GGTCCGGAGATGAAAAGCGGAATGAAGATGGCTGCTCCCAGGTCTGCAGCACAGACTCAAAAAAGCCCAGCCAACGCTACCCGGATCCCGGCAAAAACGCCCACGACCCCCAAGACGCCTCCCAATGCTG CTGGCAGGAAGGAGCAGAGAAAGCCACCTACCACAGCAGCAAAATCTGAGAAAG GTGAACCAGCGAAGTCTGGAGACAGAAGTGGTTACAGCAGCCCTGGCTCACCCGGGACCCCCGGCAGCCGTTCCCGCACGCCCTCCCTGCCAACTCCCCCGAACCGGGAGCCCAAGAAGGTGGCAGTGGTTCGCACACCACCGAAATCCCCTGCTTCTGCCAAGAGCCGCCTGCAGACTTCTACTGCCCCCATGCCTGATCTGAAAAATGTCAGGTCCAAGATTGGTTCCACTGAAAACCTGAAGCACCAGCCAGGAGGTGGAAAG GTGCAAATTGTTTACAAGCCTGTAGACCTGAGCCATGTGACATCCAAATGTGGTTCCTTGGGCAACATTCATCATAAACCAG GTGGTGGCCAGGTGGAGGTGAAATCGGAGAAACTGGACTTCAAAGAGAAGGTGCAATCGAAAATTGGGTCGTTAGATAACATTAGCCATGTCCCTGGAGGAGGGAATAAAAAG ATCGAGTCTCACAAGCTGACCTTCCGCGAGAATGCCAAAGCCAAGACTGACCACGGAGCCGAAATAGTCTACAAGTCACCCACCGTCTCTGGAGATGCCTCCCCCCGTCGCCTTAGCAACGTCTCCTCCACTGGCAGTATCAACATGGTGGACTCCCCCCAGCTGGCCACGCTAGCTGACGAAGTGTCCGCTTCCCTGGCCAAGCAGGGCTTGTGA